Proteins from a single region of Penaeus monodon isolate SGIC_2016 chromosome 29, NSTDA_Pmon_1, whole genome shotgun sequence:
- the LOC119591712 gene encoding uncharacterized protein LOC119591712, with protein sequence MEGPHQASRLLHYFSQSQQNYSGYMYPGPAPGYPPHTYDYHDYMNGAEGYYPAHYDPQGYTHDHHHPAFSHPAFSSPRSDVSGEGGGPAGAQEQGEPDLGQWLEEEEEGGPAGGGAAGVIASNSSNSSNGNGAGSSTGEGVAVPPHGEAEVFDDVDRSEFDRYLKGPERVSAVATTFTYTPPANTRYLQVGGGQYQDSQFTALIKEEPEDYSITSEATKSTDASCHSPDAAKPDTNTSSLLSALADVRELYYEHS encoded by the exons ATGGAGGGCCCCCACCAAGCGTCCCGCCTACTACACTACTTCTCGCAGTCACAACAGAACTACTCGGGCTACATGTACCCAGGGCCAGCCCCGGGCTACCCGCCGCACACCTACGACTACCACGACTACATGAACGGCGCCGAGGGCTACTACCCGGCCCACTACGACCCTCAAGGCTACACGCACGACCACCACCACCCTGCCTTCTCCCACCCGGCCTTCAGCA GTCCGAGGAGTGACGTAAGCGGGGAAGGCGGTGGACCAGCAGGAGCC CAGGAGCAGGGGGAGCCGGATCTGGGTCagtggttggaggaggaggaggagggggggccagCAGGAGGAGGCGCCGCCGGAGTCATagccagcaacagcagcaacagcagcaacggCAACGGCGCCGGGAGCAGCACCGGCGAGGGGGTCGCCGTCCCCCCACATGGCGAGGCCGAGGTGTTCGACGACGTGGACCGCTCGGAGTTCGACCGGTACCTGAAGGGCCCGGAGAGGGTGTCCGCCGTGGCCACCACCTTCACCTACACGCCACCTGCAAACACAAG GTACCTGCAGGTGGGCGGAGGGCAGTACCAGGACTCCCAGTTCACGGCTCTCATCAAGGAGGAACCCGAGGATTACA GCATCACCTCGGAGGCAACGAAGTCTACGGACGCCTCCTGCCACTCTCCGGACGCCGCCAAGCCGGACACCAACACGTCCAGCCTTCTGTCCGCGCTGGCCGACGTCCGGGAACTGTACTACGAGCATTCCTAA